In Pseudohongiella acticola, the sequence TGACTCTGCCAGCGTCGGGAAAACACGGTGGGGACAGCGTCATCAATCAGTAGCGTGTTTGCATGGCTGAAAGTCTCTGCCGCAACAACGCGAAATTCGATACCCCGACTCTCCAGCAACACCTGTCCGGTCGCCGACATCAGCGTGACAGATGCAATGATCAGTGTCGGCGACTGTTGATGTATCTGCGCGTGCGCCCACACCTGCTCCGGCAGTTTATCGGTGTAACTCATCAGACTGTCTATACGTGCAGGCACAATGGTCGCTGTCGGCATCTCAGGGAGGGCGGCCAGCATTGTCTGCCAATGACAGTCGATCAATCCTGCTGGTACTCCCTGGGCAACCCGGGCAGCCGCTGACACCGGCACATCAAGGCAGGCCAGCGCTTCGTTACTGCCGCAAAAAATGCTGTTGAAGCAACAAAACGAGTCACCCAGACCCACCTGCATCGACGTCATATGCGCTTCTATCACTGCCGGGTCCAGCGCGTCACCGCAGCGCTTTCGCAACGCTGCCATATCCATGGCCACTGGCTTACTGACGGAGCCGTGTAACAGATCCGCTGCCACGTGGGTCTGCACTGACGCAGCCGGTTTGGCTGCTCCGTTGGCGGAACCATTGCCCGAACGTGCCAGCAGAGCAGACAGTCGCATGTTACCCGGTTGACTGCTGAGCTCTATGTGCGTAGCCGTATTACCGATACTGTATTGAATCTGAACTGTTCTGCCTGCGGCGGCAGACCCTGTCACTGCGTCAGCGAGACGCATGGGAGCAATAAAATTGACATCGCTCATCTCAACAACCTGGTGACCTGAAAAATCAGCAGCTGTTCGTAACAACTGCGATACGTATAACGCTGCCGGCGGCACCACAACACCAAATACACGATGTTGCTCCAGCACTGGCATGAGATCCGTGTCGTATTCAAGCGTATAAATCTGCTGGCCGCTACGCGCAAGCACTAGCGGAGGCGCCGACAGCTGATCGATAACAACCCTGCCTGCCTTTTTCGCATCCGGGTCAATCCAGCAGCGTTGTCGCTGCCATGGATACGTTGGCAGATGTACCCGACTGCCATCAAACGCGGCAGAGCCCGACCAGTCGACTGCCGAGCCCAGCACAAACAGGCTGGCCAGCGCTCCGGCAAACACACGTTCATCCTGCTGACCTTTACGCAGTGAAGGTATCCAATGCAGGGACGAGGTTTCCTGCCCGGATAATGAGCCTTCCAGCGCGCGCCCCAGACTGCAGAGAATCGCTGCTGGTCCAATTTCGACAAAGTGCTTGCCGCCTACTGACATGGTCTGTTGCAGCCCCTGCGTAAACTGCACGGGCTGACGCAACTGCGTGCTCCAGTACTGAGCGCCTTGCGCCTTATGGTCGAGCGTTGTCGCGTCAACGTTGGCGATGACCGGAATATGGGTTTTGCGAAAATCGATCTTTCCCATGGCCGCGACAAATGTCTGCTGCACACTTTCCATATGCCGCGAATGAAATGCATGTGACACCTTCAATGTCGTCACTGCAAAACCCTGTTTGCGCAGCGCGGCACAGACACTGGCAACCGAATCAGCGTCTCCGGTGATCGTGGTATCGAATGGGGAATTGCATCCCGCGATTTCGCAGTCGGAGTCCATGTCCGCGAGTAACTGACGAACTGACACCGCATCCGCTTTGACAGACGCCATGGCACCCTGCTGCGTGACTGCCTGCATCAGGCGGCTGCGCGCCTCAACCAGCATGGCTGCATCAACCAGGCTCAGGCCCCCTGCCGCCCAGACGCCAGCAACTTCGCCAATGCTATGCCCGATGATAAGGTCTGGTCTGATGTCGAATTGCCGGTAGAGCTGCACCAACGCTACCTGAATGCAGAAAATCGCCGGCTGCGTGTATTGTGTCTCGCTCAACAGGGCTTCTGCGTCAGAATCGTCTGCGGCAGACAATATCAGATCAAGGACTGAATGCTCCCGGTGAGCAGCAAACAGCGCAGTGCATTCAAGCAGCGCGTCACGAAATGCCGGATGAGCATGATATAGATCCCGGCCCATGCCGGCATACTGACTGCCCTGACCGGTAAACATGAACACAATCTGGTTGTTACCGGTAACAGTGGCACCAGGTGCCTGTCTGTCGCGCAACCGCGACAGCAATTCATCTCGACTGGAGACCACAAACGCCTGGCGACATGCCATGGCAAGTCGGCCGCGCTGATGAGTGAATGCAATATCCGCTAAAGCGACATCCGGGTGACGTTCGATGAAATCAGCCAGCGCAATTTTTTTGCTCGTGAGCGCCGTATCGCTGCCCGCCGAAACCGGGAGCACATGCACAACCGTCGACTGGCTGGATTCGATTCGCGCGGGGGCTTCTTCCAGCACGACATGGACATTGGTACCGCCAATACCGAGAGAGTTGACGCTGGCACGACGCGGCGTTTCTCCTGCTTCCCATGTTCGCGTGCTATTGCTGACATAAAACGGTGTTTTGTCAAAACCAATGGCTGGATTGGCTTTTCTGAAATGCAACGTCGCTGGCAACGACTTGTGTTTCAGTGCCAGTACGGTTTTGATGAACCCGGCGATTCCGGACGCTATTCCCATATGGCCGATATTGGTTTTCACCGACCCCAGTGCGCAATAACCATTGCGCTTGGTACTGTGCCGGAACGCTTTGGTCAGCGCCTGCACTTCAATCGGATCACCGATGGGTGTGCCGGTGCCATGTCCTTCAACAAAACCAATGCTGTCGGCATCAATTCCGGCGTTCTTGATCGCCTGGGAAATGGCCCGGTACTCACCCATCATACTGGGCGCCGTGAATCCCATTTTCTGTCCGCCATCGTTAACCACGGCACTGCCCTTGATCACAGCATATATATCATCACCGTCAGCAACTGCCTGATCGAATCGCTTTAGTAGTACCGCCCCTGATCCGCTTCCGAATATCGTGCCCCTGGCCTCACTGTCATAGGCGCGACAATGACCATCTGGCGAATTGATCATCCCTTCTTCATAATAATGTCCGGCATGTTGCGGCAACATCAGGGCACAGCCGCCAGCAACCGCCATGTCGCACTCACCTTCGCGAAGCGCACGGGCGGCCTCGTGCACCGCCACCAGCGTGCTGGAGCAGGCGGTCTGGACCGCCATACTGGGGCCAGTGAGATCCAGCTTGTAGGACACTCTTGTCGGCAGATAGTCCTTGTCATTGGCTACCATCACGTTGAAGCCGGGCACTGAATTAACAGTGAATAGCTCACCGCCATTGTCGGCGACCCACGCTCTATTGGCATAAACATTATTCTGCAGGTAAGTATTGGTGGCGGCAGACGCATACACACCCACTTTTCCCAGCGCAGCACCGGGCACGTAACCCGCGTCTTCAAACGCTTCCCAGGCAGTCTCCAGAAACACACGTTGCTGTGGGTCCATCAGCTCTGCTTCGCGTTTGGCGTACTTCCAGAAATCCAGATCACAGCCTTCAATATCATCCAGGACCGGGGCAGCGTTAACCTGTGCCGGGTCATTGGCCTGAGCAGCGGGCACACCGGCAGCGATCGCCTCAGCCGCAGTGAAGAAACTCAGAGTCTCTTCACCCTGCTCGAGTATTCGCCAGAAAGCCTCAGGGCCATGCGCGCCCGGGAACCGACACGCAACACCAATAACGGCAATATCGCCCGTCATCGTGGAGCCATATTGAGTGTCCGCAGAAACGTCATTCTCTACGTGCACCTCGCGACCGGAAAAATGTTCAGCCATCGAGCGAATAGTGGGCGTATCAAACAGCTCCACCATTGACACTTCCCGCGCCAGCAACTGCTCCAGTTCGTGTTGCACCTGAATCGCCAGCAACGACGATCCCCCCAGCTCAAAGAACGTTTCATCAAGGCCGATACTTTCCAGGCCCAATGCTCTCTGCCAGATACCCGTGATTCCTGCCAACATTTCCCGGAAAGCAACGGAATCGTCGAGGTCTTCGTTGGCGTCCCTGAGCAGAGTCGCAGTCTTTTTTACAGGCGAGCCGTACTCAGCATTCTCGTAACGGCGCTTCATCAGATTACGCTTTATCTTGCCAATCTCGGTGCGCGGAAACTCGTCCGGACGCAATGCATGCACAGCTCTGGGGGCAATGCCCGTCACACGTGTCACGTCGGAACGCAGCGTTTTTTCCAGCTTGTCGGTATCGCCACCGGCGTCATCCGATAGCGCGTAGAAAACAACCAGGCTCTCAGTATTCTCGCCGTCAACGCAAACCCCAATGGCCGCGACGCAATCACTGGCAACAGCTGGAAGCTTGCCAACAATGGCTTCTATTTCATGACAGTAGTGGTTATTGCCATTGATGATGACCATGTCTTTCTCACGGCCGGTAACAAACAGTTCGCCAGCCTTAATATAGGCGAGATCCCCGGTTACCAACCAGCCATCCACCAACATGATTGCATTCAACGCGTCCTCACCGTCATAGCCATTAAAGACTGAAGCACCTTTAAGTAACAGCTTGCCTTCAACGCCTTCGGCAACAACGGCACCGGATTCATCCACAATTTTCATGGCGGCCCCGGGAATCACCGGTCCAAGTGACACAAAAGAGTCAGTGTCGGCGGTTTCCTGTAACCGGAAGCCAGGTGACCAGGTGATGCCGGAACAGGTTTCAACCATACCGAAAGCTGGCCTGAGAGCATCTTCGGGCAACCCGAACTTCTGTAACAGGGTCAGAAAACGTCTCGCGGTGGCACTGACAACCGCCTCGCCAGCATTAACCATAAAGCGCATGCAGGATAAATCCCACTTCCGCTCACTGATCTGTTGTTGACGATCAAGTAGTAATGCAAATACAAAATTGGGTGCCCAGGTTATTGATGCCCGCTTCGCTTCAATCAGGTCCAGCCAGCGCGTCGGCTCTTTCAACACGTAGTCAATCGGCACGTGTACCTGCATTGCGCCCAGCGCCAATGGCATTACGCCAAGAAAAACCAGAGAACCCGCATGATCCAGAGACATCCAGTTGAGTGTGACATCATCTTTCGTAAAAGCATTCATCTGAATGGTGGCATCAGCCATCGCCAGCATGGCGGCATGGCTCTGCACAATACCCTTGGCTGCACCTGTGCTGCCCGAGGTGAGAAACATGGCAGCCGGATCCTCAGGCTGTGGGGTGTGAAATTCAGGCTCAGTGGTAGCGATGCGGCAATCCGCAAGATTGACGACACGAGTGGATCGAGAGTCAGTAAGGGTGCTGCCTGCAGTAGCAAGGAATGCGTTGATGGGTTCGTACAGCTCCGGCGATGCAAGTACACTGTCGCAACGAAAGCGGTCAATGGCTGAAAGCAGCCGGTCAGCCTGAGCATTGGGGCGGTTATAGAAGGGCGCGGCGTTTAACGCGACCGGAATCACACCGGCCAGAATACATCCCCAGAAGCTGACCAGAACATCCATGGCGTCGACAAGCTGCAGTACAAGCCTGTCACCTGGCCGCAATCCGGCACTTTGCAGTCCGGCGCAGATTCTTGCCGCCTGCACGTTGAGCTCGGCATAGGACTGCACCGTGGCGTTGCCACGCTTGTCGAGAGCGGTTATCCCTGCCTGTGTCGTCAAACGACGCGACAGCAACAACGCCACGAGCTGATTCTCCGGAACACTGAACCTGACTCGCTCACTTCCCTCTATTTCACTGGCATTTTTCTGTATCACGGACATCTACCAAGCGTTGAGTATTCGATTCATCCCGAGGGTCGAAGCATGTCAGTCAACTACATCATTTGACTTAACACTTATTCAACGACACTGTCGCTGATACTAGTTGCACCGGGCAACTGACGGCCCTCCTGTGTGTCCAGTATCAACGGCAAACCATTGGCACTGTTTCCTATCACCACAACTTTGCTGTTATTGGACTTGGCCAGTTCCAGTGTCGCCTCGATGCCACGCCACTGCAGATAACTATCTGTAATGGCGGGCGAAACCATTTCCTGGAAATTCCGGATTCCTTCGGCCTCAATGAGCTTGCGCTGGCTTTCAAGCCGTTCCCGTTCCACCCGAAACTCGTACTGAGCCACCATTTCTGATTCCGCCAGTTTTCCCTCAATCGCGGTTTTCAGACTTTCCGGCAGCCGAATGTTGGTCATCAAAGTATCCAGCAACGTAATAGTAACACCTGGCGCCACGGATGTCCTTGAACCAATATGATTAGGCAGGGAATCAGATGTGACTTCGTTGTACACGCGCTGCTGAACTTCGTTTCTGTCTACAGTGTATAGATCCTCTGCCAGGTGGTACGCGACTGTCTCCCTTAGCACCGAACCTATCTCGGGAATCAGCATACTTTGCAGATAATCCTTACCCACTGTCTGGTTCAGCAGAACCAGATTGCTTGGCATCACATTCCACCTGAAAGTCATATCCATTTCAAAATGCAAACCTTCCTGCGACACCACGTTATAGGTTTCAGTGTGCGTCATCAGGCGCAGGTCGTACAGATAGAAGCTGTCCCAGGGCCAGGTTGTTTTCACGCCCTCTTCGGCGACCAGATAGCTACGAAGGTGCTGAGAGCCCGGCCACTGGATTCTATGCCACACCACGGCGCCATGCCCGGGTGGAACAGTGTGTACTATCCGGTCCCAAAGTATGACCAGAAGAAACAGCGACACCAGTACGGTAAAAATGAAGCCAAACCGGAATCGTCTGAACAGTTGAGAAAAATAATTTTTCACTGGCTGGTATCTCCCTCGCCCTGAGTGCCGGAATGGAGCGTGATCCTTCCTTCTTCTACATAATAGTGATGATCTGCACAGTCGAAATAGCGGTCATCGTGTGTCACAACGACCAGGGTCTTCCCGGAGGCTCTGAATTCCGGCAACAAGGTCCGATAGAAAAATTTTCGGGTCTGCGGATCCTGGTCTGCCGCCCATTCATCGAGAATGAGCACCGGCCGATCCTCTGCCAGTGCCAACGCCAGCGCCAGACGCTTTTTCTGACCGGTCGAGAGGGCATGCGTATCGTATCCGGTGCTCAGGTCGGCTGGAAACTTGTCACGAACGCCCAGTCTGTTAAGCCATTCATCCAGTCTTGCCAGCCCATCCGCATCCAGCGCATAAGGTTTGGCGAACAGATGAAAATCGGCAAAAACACTCGAAAACAGGTCCCGGTAATTCTGCATCGGGAATCGGTTTACTGGCGTATCATCAATCCTGATATCACCTCGCTCTCGCGGGTAGAGCCCGACCAGCAGACGTAATATCGTGGTCTTGCCGGAACCGTTGCCGCCGGTAATAAAAGTAATCGAATTGCGTTTGATAGACAGATTCAGATCTTTAACACTGAAAGCTATCTCCGCATCCGCCGCCTGTGGCGAACGATGACTGTATCTGACCTGATCCAGTTCTATAACACCGAAGTCTTCCAGGCTGCTGGAATTTACCGTGTCATCTGCCTCTTCGTTTTTTGCCAGACAGACATCCACTTCATCTTCAAATCTCATGATCCCCAGAACTGAGAAGCGGGCAATATTGAATTGCTGAATACTGCCGATCACACCACCGATGGGGCCAATCAGGAACAAAACTGCCATGACTATTCTGGATACATCGTCTTTTTCGCCAGGATTGAGGATTGGCAGAACAAAAATAACTGCTCCAGCCATCAGATAGGAGGCGGTGGTCCCAGATGCCAGAACTTCGGCAAACAGCGCAGCGCTGGCTGAACGGTTTTGATAAAGATCGGAAGAGGCCTCTTTGGCGTCCTGGAGGAACTCATTTCGTTTGCTGGTATTGAGCCTGAGTTCCTTGGCACCTCTGATCCCGGCCTCCATTGACCGATCAAGGCTGGCATTGGAGATGGCCGACTGCTGCATGGTTTCACCCAGCCGGGCGGAAACCGAGAGGTAGCCCAGTACGGTCGCAATACCGACTATACCGGTGAGCAACGCCGCCAGTGGCGACAGGAAAGCCACGTACAGATACATGAAGATAAGCAGACTCAGGCACTCGACACCGGCGGTTATGGTAATAATCGCCTGCGACAGCGGTCCGTAATTCTTTATCAGACCATCCGTTATTGCTTCTTCGGAAAAATCTTCGATGTTTCTTAATGACAATTTTGTCACTTTAGCAACAATTCGTTGTCGCCACTGGTGCAAGGCAGCTTCGATAGCGCTG encodes:
- a CDS encoding type I polyketide synthase; translated protein: MIQKNASEIEGSERVRFSVPENQLVALLLSRRLTTQAGITALDKRGNATVQSYAELNVQAARICAGLQSAGLRPGDRLVLQLVDAMDVLVSFWGCILAGVIPVALNAAPFYNRPNAQADRLLSAIDRFRCDSVLASPELYEPINAFLATAGSTLTDSRSTRVVNLADCRIATTEPEFHTPQPEDPAAMFLTSGSTGAAKGIVQSHAAMLAMADATIQMNAFTKDDVTLNWMSLDHAGSLVFLGVMPLALGAMQVHVPIDYVLKEPTRWLDLIEAKRASITWAPNFVFALLLDRQQQISERKWDLSCMRFMVNAGEAVVSATARRFLTLLQKFGLPEDALRPAFGMVETCSGITWSPGFRLQETADTDSFVSLGPVIPGAAMKIVDESGAVVAEGVEGKLLLKGASVFNGYDGEDALNAIMLVDGWLVTGDLAYIKAGELFVTGREKDMVIINGNNHYCHEIEAIVGKLPAVASDCVAAIGVCVDGENTESLVVFYALSDDAGGDTDKLEKTLRSDVTRVTGIAPRAVHALRPDEFPRTEIGKIKRNLMKRRYENAEYGSPVKKTATLLRDANEDLDDSVAFREMLAGITGIWQRALGLESIGLDETFFELGGSSLLAIQVQHELEQLLAREVSMVELFDTPTIRSMAEHFSGREVHVENDVSADTQYGSTMTGDIAVIGVACRFPGAHGPEAFWRILEQGEETLSFFTAAEAIAAGVPAAQANDPAQVNAAPVLDDIEGCDLDFWKYAKREAELMDPQQRVFLETAWEAFEDAGYVPGAALGKVGVYASAATNTYLQNNVYANRAWVADNGGELFTVNSVPGFNVMVANDKDYLPTRVSYKLDLTGPSMAVQTACSSTLVAVHEAARALREGECDMAVAGGCALMLPQHAGHYYEEGMINSPDGHCRAYDSEARGTIFGSGSGAVLLKRFDQAVADGDDIYAVIKGSAVVNDGGQKMGFTAPSMMGEYRAISQAIKNAGIDADSIGFVEGHGTGTPIGDPIEVQALTKAFRHSTKRNGYCALGSVKTNIGHMGIASGIAGFIKTVLALKHKSLPATLHFRKANPAIGFDKTPFYVSNSTRTWEAGETPRRASVNSLGIGGTNVHVVLEEAPARIESSQSTVVHVLPVSAGSDTALTSKKIALADFIERHPDVALADIAFTHQRGRLAMACRQAFVVSSRDELLSRLRDRQAPGATVTGNNQIVFMFTGQGSQYAGMGRDLYHAHPAFRDALLECTALFAAHREHSVLDLILSAADDSDAEALLSETQYTQPAIFCIQVALVQLYRQFDIRPDLIIGHSIGEVAGVWAAGGLSLVDAAMLVEARSRLMQAVTQQGAMASVKADAVSVRQLLADMDSDCEIAGCNSPFDTTITGDADSVASVCAALRKQGFAVTTLKVSHAFHSRHMESVQQTFVAAMGKIDFRKTHIPVIANVDATTLDHKAQGAQYWSTQLRQPVQFTQGLQQTMSVGGKHFVEIGPAAILCSLGRALEGSLSGQETSSLHWIPSLRKGQQDERVFAGALASLFVLGSAVDWSGSAAFDGSRVHLPTYPWQRQRCWIDPDAKKAGRVVIDQLSAPPLVLARSGQQIYTLEYDTDLMPVLEQHRVFGVVVPPAALYVSQLLRTAADFSGHQVVEMSDVNFIAPMRLADAVTGSAAAGRTVQIQYSIGNTATHIELSSQPGNMRLSALLARSGNGSANGAAKPAASVQTHVAADLLHGSVSKPVAMDMAALRKRCGDALDPAVIEAHMTSMQVGLGDSFCCFNSIFCGSNEALACLDVPVSAAARVAQGVPAGLIDCHWQTMLAALPEMPTATIVPARIDSLMSYTDKLPEQVWAHAQIHQQSPTLIIASVTLMSATGQVLLESRGIEFRVVAAETFSHANTLLIDDAVPTVFSRRWQSQPSVAGMPALKPERIWLAGNDEDVTRIADWLLAVGIGATRVDDLEGVPESELTTSLPLLYVDSVTEGSGIESCVALNRFMASLVPHTDRVSQVIVVTRLSDAVVPTSEATGSSTSVLPAAHRSALSVQAVTAAHELPDLVIRAVEMDQETDSYIALLALFSNPAESGLRLRIKSGIVQTLKADALATGDDEINFASDTVQVITGGLGGLGLLTAEWMFSRGARHFLLAGRSLPSQEASARLALLSTNGANIETDQCDVSEYSQVVALADKAARMGSVETLIHAAGARRDGLIGSLQDADIIELAQAKAIAAENLHNAFAGLKPKQSVYYSSIAAWLGAAGQSNYCAANAALDSLASHYTAAGALTLSVAWGAWEKVGMTASLNDSHLARLSNAGYGFINTDAGFRALGRFLATAGASEVAILTADFNRLAEMPGGAAFWPASPPAGNALASVVVPNTPPVGPEVSDFSEQLLASEDSTAIALMQDYLARLVTEMTSPTRHGQLDFDAGFLDLGIDSLAALELRKKLETTLGIKLKSTLILDYPNITVMAKALLTMVQTIWPRQESEAAGENQRETNTKAATDRSDLLRQLANEIDFQE
- a CDS encoding prohibitin family protein; protein product: MKNYFSQLFRRFRFGFIFTVLVSLFLLVILWDRIVHTVPPGHGAVVWHRIQWPGSQHLRSYLVAEEGVKTTWPWDSFYLYDLRLMTHTETYNVVSQEGLHFEMDMTFRWNVMPSNLVLLNQTVGKDYLQSMLIPEIGSVLRETVAYHLAEDLYTVDRNEVQQRVYNEVTSDSLPNHIGSRTSVAPGVTITLLDTLMTNIRLPESLKTAIEGKLAESEMVAQYEFRVERERLESQRKLIEAEGIRNFQEMVSPAITDSYLQWRGIEATLELAKSNNSKVVVIGNSANGLPLILDTQEGRQLPGATSISDSVVE
- a CDS encoding ATP-binding cassette domain-containing protein yields the protein MSLEQEPADQNGPSSVGDTLLRSLTRLSPPRFKNPFKSGLLSLASLDSPSVKGLLGIAVLSAAFGTAVVYFLNAESKLVGENQYSVFAAIAFLVMLVCYRFCQRFLIAQSSSAIEAALHQWRQRIVAKVTKLSLRNIEDFSEEAITDGLIKNYGPLSQAIITITAGVECLSLLIFMYLYVAFLSPLAALLTGIVGIATVLGYLSVSARLGETMQQSAISNASLDRSMEAGIRGAKELRLNTSKRNEFLQDAKEASSDLYQNRSASAALFAEVLASGTTASYLMAGAVIFVLPILNPGEKDDVSRIVMAVLFLIGPIGGVIGSIQQFNIARFSVLGIMRFEDEVDVCLAKNEEADDTVNSSSLEDFGVIELDQVRYSHRSPQAADAEIAFSVKDLNLSIKRNSITFITGGNGSGKTTILRLLVGLYPRERGDIRIDDTPVNRFPMQNYRDLFSSVFADFHLFAKPYALDADGLARLDEWLNRLGVRDKFPADLSTGYDTHALSTGQKKRLALALALAEDRPVLILDEWAADQDPQTRKFFYRTLLPEFRASGKTLVVVTHDDRYFDCADHHYYVEEGRITLHSGTQGEGDTSQ